In a genomic window of Amycolatopsis japonica:
- a CDS encoding lysophospholipid acyltransferase family protein, which yields MLYWLMKHVFIGPLLKALWPTKVVGAENIPDDGGAILAGNHLAVADSFFMPLRVKRKVTFPAKSEYFTEKGFKGLLKKWFFTGVGQFPIDRSGGNAAQAALDTATRLVREGHLLGIYPEGTRSPDGRLYKGKTGVARIALESGGVVVPVAMIGTDKVNPIGSKMWWPRRLEIRFGKPLDFSRYEGLAGDRFIERSITDEIMYALMELSGQEYVDIYAAKAKELLAAEEAGVRPKVPAQPSAQDVARIPDTKVG from the coding sequence GTGCTGTACTGGCTCATGAAACACGTGTTTATCGGGCCACTGCTCAAGGCGCTGTGGCCCACCAAAGTCGTCGGCGCGGAGAACATCCCCGACGACGGTGGCGCGATCCTGGCGGGCAACCACCTCGCGGTGGCCGACTCCTTCTTCATGCCGCTGCGCGTCAAGCGCAAGGTGACCTTCCCGGCCAAATCGGAGTATTTCACCGAAAAGGGCTTCAAGGGTCTGCTGAAGAAGTGGTTCTTCACCGGCGTCGGCCAGTTCCCGATCGACCGCTCCGGCGGCAACGCCGCGCAGGCCGCGCTCGACACCGCGACCCGGCTGGTCCGCGAAGGACACCTCCTCGGCATCTACCCCGAAGGCACCCGTTCCCCGGACGGCCGCCTGTACAAGGGCAAGACCGGCGTCGCGCGGATCGCGCTCGAATCCGGCGGCGTCGTGGTCCCGGTCGCCATGATCGGCACCGACAAGGTCAACCCGATCGGCTCGAAGATGTGGTGGCCGCGCCGCCTCGAGATCCGCTTCGGCAAGCCGCTCGACTTCTCGCGCTACGAGGGCCTCGCCGGCGACCGGTTCATCGAGCGGTCCATCACCGACGAGATCATGTACGCGCTCATGGAGCTCTCCGGCCAGGAGTACGTGGACATCTACGCCGCCAAGGCGAAGGAACTGCTCGCCGCCGAGGAGGCGGGAGTCCGCCCCAAGGTGCCCGCGCAGCCCTCCGCCCAGGACGTCGCCCGTATCCCGGACACCAAGGTCGGCTGA
- a CDS encoding alpha/beta hydrolase — protein sequence MAVLAGAEPFAHTGSTEAGFLLCHGFTGTPASMRPWGDHLAEAGYTVRCPLLPGHGTRWQDMNRTGWEDWYGAVREELLALFSTCETVFVAGMSMGGTLTLRLAEEFGGRIAGIVLVNPSVMTLRWDAKLLPVLSRILPSVPGVANDIAKPGVTELAYSRTPVRAAASLAKLWKLTRADLGKVTQPVLLLHSAVDHIVEPVNSRVILDGIGSDDVTEVVLENSFHVATQDHDAGLIFTRTVDFARSVRRAGQVDAG from the coding sequence ATGGCCGTCCTCGCCGGCGCGGAACCGTTCGCTCACACCGGTTCGACCGAAGCAGGGTTCCTGCTGTGCCACGGATTCACCGGCACTCCCGCGAGCATGCGGCCGTGGGGCGACCATCTGGCCGAGGCCGGTTACACGGTGCGCTGCCCGCTGCTCCCCGGGCACGGGACCCGGTGGCAGGACATGAACCGGACAGGCTGGGAGGACTGGTACGGCGCGGTCCGCGAGGAGCTGCTGGCGCTCTTCTCGACCTGCGAGACGGTGTTCGTCGCCGGGATGTCGATGGGCGGGACGCTCACGCTGCGGCTGGCCGAGGAGTTCGGCGGCCGGATCGCCGGCATCGTGCTGGTGAACCCGTCGGTCATGACGCTGCGCTGGGACGCCAAGCTGCTGCCCGTCCTGTCGCGGATCCTGCCCTCGGTTCCGGGCGTGGCCAACGACATCGCGAAGCCGGGCGTGACCGAGCTGGCCTACTCGCGGACGCCCGTGCGTGCCGCGGCGAGCCTGGCGAAGCTGTGGAAACTCACCCGCGCGGATCTGGGCAAGGTGACCCAGCCGGTGCTCCTGCTCCACTCGGCCGTCGACCACATCGTCGAGCCGGTCAACTCGCGGGTGATCCTCGACGGGATCGGCAGCGACGACGTGACCGAGGTGGTGCTGGAGAACAGCTTCCACGTCGCCACCCAAGACCACGACGCAGGCCTGATCTTCACGCGTACGGTGGACTTCGCCCGGTCCGTGCGCCGGGCGGGACAGGTGGACGCCGGATGA